TGAACCTGGCGCTGACGAGCCTGGGCCTGATCGACGAGCCCCTGACCATCCTCAACACCGATACCGCCGTCTACATCGGCATCGTCTATTCCTACCTGCCCTTCATGGTGCTGCCGCTCTACGCCAACCTGGAGAAGATGGACCTGAGCCTGCTGGAGGCCGCGGCCGACCTGGGTTGCCGGCCCATCAAGGCCTTCTGGGTGGTGACCATGCCGCTGTCGATGACCGGTATCGTGGCCGGCTGCTTCCTGGTCTTCATCCCCGCGGTCGGCGAGTTCGTCATCCCGGACCTGCTGGGCGGGTCCGAGACCCTGATGATCGGCAAGACCCTGTGGACCGAATTCTTCAAAAACCGCGACTGGCCGGTCTCCTCGGCGGTGGCCGTGATCCTGCTGCTGGTTCTGATCATCCCGATCGTCCTGTTCCAGCGCCAGCAGGAACGCAACGCGCGAGCGAGGGCCTGAGCACATGAAACAGGGCCTCACCTGGTTCAACGTCGCCTCGCTGCTGCTCGGCTTCCTCTTCCTCTATCTGCCGATCGCGCTGCTGATCATCTACAGCTTCAACGAATCGCGTCTGGTGACGGTCTGGGCCGGCTTTTCGACCAAGTGGTATGCCGAGATGCTGCGGAACGAAGGCCTGATGAACGCCGCCTGGGTGACGCTGAAGGTCGCCTTCACCTCCTCCACCTTCGCCACCGTGCTGGGCACCCTGGCCGGCCTCATCATGTCGCGCTTCGGCCCCTTTCACGGGCGCACCCTGTTTTCGGGCATGATCTACGCGCCTCTGGTCATGCCGGAGGTCATCACCGGCCTGTCGCTGCTGCTGATGTTCGTGGCCGTCGCCCTGGACCGCGGCTTCGTCACCGTCACCCTCGCCCACATCACCTTTTCCATGTGCTACGTGGCGGTCGTGGTGCAGTCCCGCCTGGCCGGCTTCGACCGCTCCATCGAGGAGGCGGCCATGGACCTGGGCAGCCCGCCGGGGCGCACCTTCTTCCAGATCACCCTGCCGATCATCGCCCCGGCGGTGATCGCCGGCTGGCTGCTGTCCTTCACCCTGTCCCTGGACGACCTGGTGATCGCCAGCTTCACCACCGGGCCCGGCGCCACCACCCTGCCGATGAAGATCTACAGCCAGGTGCGCCTGGGCGTGACGCCGGAAATCAACGCCGTCTGCACCGTCCTGGTCGGCCTGGTGGCGGCCGCCGTGCTCACCACCTCGCTGATCACCCGGCGCCAGGAGATACGGCGCGAGGCCGAGGAGCGTCAGGCCGTCGCCAACGGCTGACGGCGTGCCTCCGCTGAACGGTTTCCTTGCCCGTGGCGATCCTCTACAAGATTCCCCGTGACAACCGCTCCTGAATCCCTGCGCGCCGAGACGGCGCGCCGCGCCCGCCTCGGGCTGCTTCTCGCTTGCTTTGCCTTGTTGCTGACCCCGCTCGCGCTGCTGGCCGACAAGGCGGTGGTTCCCCTGGTGCTGGCCACCGCCGCTGCCGGCGGACTGCTGCTCGGCACGCCGGCGCTGCCCTGGCGCATCGTCGACCGCCCCCTGGCCCTCTGCCTGGGGCTGTTGACCGGCTGGTGCCTGATCGCGTCGGCCTGGAGTTTCGATGCGGCGGACGCGGCCAAGCTGGCGGCGCGGATCGGCCTGCTGCTCTTCGCGCTGCTTTACCTGACGGGCCTTACCCGCTTCCTCGACGCGGCCCAGCGCCGCCGGGTGGCGCTGGGCTTTTGCCTGGGGTTTGCCGCCACCCTGCTGCTGGTGGTCGTCGAGCTGGCGTTCCAGTCACCGCTCCTCACGCTGCTCCGCGGACCGCTGGCCGGCGACTATGCCACCTATTCCCGCCTCAACCGCGGCATCTCCGCCCTGGCCGTGCTGACCTGGCCGCTGGCGCTGCTGGCCTGGCAGCAGCAGCGGCGCGCCGTGGCGCTGGCCCTGCCGCCCGCCGTCTTGGCGCTGACGCTGTTTTCCGAATCCTCGGCGTCCATGGTGGCGCTCGCCGCGGGCCTGCTGGCGGCCGCCTTGGCCGCCTGGAGCCGCGGGGCCGCGCGGCTGGTGCTGGTCCTGGCCATTGCCGGCGCGCTCTTCGCCGCACCCTTGGTGGTCGAAGTCGTCCAGCAGGCCGATCTGGAGCGCAGCCGGATCATCCCCGAAACCGGACAGTACCGCCTGCACATCTGGAGCGTGGTCAGCGAGCGTTTTTCCGAGCGCCCCATCTTCGGCTGGGGTTTCGACTCTTCTCCGGCCTTGCCCGCCGGCGACGCCCAGCCCTTCCGGACCGGCGGCAAGATCATTCCCTCCCACCCGCACAACGGAGGGCTGCAGATCCTCGTGGAGTTGGGGCTGATCGGCGGCCTGATGACCCTGGGCCTGCTGGCGGTCGTTGCCGGACGCATCGACCGCCTTGCGCCGGCACAACGCAGCGCCGCGGCGGCGATGACCGTCACCCTTCTGGGCATCGCCTGCACGGCCTACGGCATCTGGCAGAGCCACTGGCTGTCGGTGATCGGCGCGGCGGCAGCGATCTTCGTCGCCCTGCTGCCGGCGCCGGAGGAAGCGTCTTCCGTCCCGCCGCCGCGCAGTTAGCGGGGGCCGCTAGCCCCCTTGGCGGGCGTTGCCTTGGGCGAAGGCGAGAAAACTGCCGAAGATGTTGTAGTGATAGGCGATGTAGATGCCGCTGATCACCGCGGAGATCATGAAGGCGGCGATGGTCGCCGCCAGGACCCCCGCCACGCCGTAGGCCAGCGCGCCGTACCAACTGAAATAGGCATTCAGCAGGATGCAGGTCAGGCTGCTGACCGACATCGGCAGGATGGCCTTGCGCAGGTGGAGGAAGGCCTGGTTGTGGTAGAAGTAGCCCATGGCCACGGTGCCGGCGATGGCCCAGGGAATGAGGCCGAAAGAGGCGGCGAACGACGGTCCGACGACCAGCGGCGCGGCCCTGGAGGCCGTCACCGCGTTCTACGACGATCCCGACTGGCTCGGCAGGATGCGCTACTTCGACGCCAGCTACCGGGGAAACGAAACGGAAATGTTCCGCCGCTTGGCGGTCGGCATCCGCGAGACGCTGCAGGACAGCGGCCTGACGCCGTTGCTGCTCGCCCCCAGCGCCGCCATGCCGCGCGCGACGGGCGCTGTCGCGGCCGCGGCCGAACTGCCGCGGCGCGGCGGCGCCGCCGCGGCGGAGCCGGAGGTCAAGCCTGAGGCCGCTCGCCGCGTTTCAGGACAAAGACCTTCTCCACGTAGCGGATGATCCGCTCCACCGATTCGGGCACCGTCTCGGTCGCGGTATCGACGACCAGATCGGGCGCTTCGGGCGCCTCATAGGGCGCCGAAACGCCGGTGAACTGACGGATTTCGCCGGCGCGGGCCTTCTTGTAGAGGCCTTTGGGATCGCGCTGCTCGCAGGTCTCCACATCCGCCTTGACGTAGATCTCGTGGAAGCGGCCGGGCGCCGAGGCGCGGGCGCGATCCCGGTCGACCCGGTAGGGCGAGATAAAGGCGGTAATGCAGATGATGCCGCTGTCGGCGAAGAGAGCCGCCGCCTCGCCGACACGGCGGATGTTCTCCGTGCGGTCTTCCGGGGAGAACCCGAGATTGGCGTTGAGGCCGCGGCGCACGTTGTCGCCATCCAGCACGTAGACCTGGTAGCCCTTGGCGAAAAGCCGCTGCTCGACCTCCATGGCGAGCGTCGACTTGCCGGCGCCGGACAGGCCGGTGAGCCACAGCACGCCGCCGTGGTGGCCGTTGCGCGTCGCCCGGTTGTCGGCGGTCAGGCGGTGCTCCACCGAGATGACGTTGGTCGACTTCACCTCGACGACCTGGCGCTGGTCGGGCAGGCCCTCCATGGAGATGACGCCGCCGCCGACGGCGTCGTAGTCCTCGATCAGCACGAAGCGGCCGGTCTTCGGCAGATCGCCGTAGTCGTCGAGGCACAACACCTGGCGGCTGCGCAGGGTCACTTCAGCCACGGCGTTGCGCTCCACGGAATCGCCGGCGGAACTCTCCAGCGTCTGAGTGTCGACGATGCGCTCGATCGATTCCACCGTGACTTCGGCCTGCTGCGTGAGCAGCCTCAGCTTGTAGCGGCTGCCCACGGTCAGCGGCTTGTGGCCGAGCCAGAACAGGCGGGCATGGAACACGGTGGTCAGCTTGGGCGGATTGCCCACGTGACTGACCGTCTCCCCGCGCTCCACGAAGAGCTGCTCGTCCAGGGTGATCCCCACCGACTCGCCGGCCGCCGCGCTTTCCGGCTTGTCGTCCTCGGGCCACCCCTCGATGGTGCGCACCCGCGCGGTCTTGTTGGAGGGCGAGAACAGCACCGTGTCGCCCACCGAAATGCCGCCGCTCTCGATACGGCCGGCCAGGATGCGCCGGGCGTCGAACTTGTAGACGTCCTGGATCGGCAGGCGCAGCGGCTGGGCGCCGAGGCCCGGGTGGCCGTGAAACCCGTCCAGGGCGGAGAGCACCGTCGGGCCGTCGTACCAGGGCGTGCGCCAGGACCGCTTGGCCATGTTGTCGCCGTCGCGCGCCGAAATCGGCACGATGACCATGGGCGATGCGCCGATGGATTCGAGGTATTCGGTAATCTCCTTCGAGACTTCCTCGAAGCGCGCCTGGTCGAAGTCGACCAGGTCCATCTTGTTCACCACCACAGCGACCTGGCGGATGCCCAGCAGGTGCAGCAGATAGGCATGGCGGCGCGACTGCTCGCGCACGCCCTCGGCCGCGTCGACCACGACGATGGCCGCGTCGGCGCTGGCGGCGCCGCTGACCATGTTCTTCAGGAACTCCCGATGGCCCGGCGCGTCGATGATGACGTAGTCGCGCAGCGCCGTCTTGAACCAGATCTGCGTGGTGTCGATGGTCACCGCCTGGTCGCGCTCGGCCTGGAAGGCGTCGAGCACGAAGGACCATTCGATCGCCATGCCGCGGCGCGCGGAGACGGCCTCCAGCTCCTCGACCTTGCCCGGCGGCAGGGAATCGGTGTCGTACAGCAGCCGGCCGATCAGGGTTGATTTGCCGTGATCGACGTGGCCGACGATCACGATGCGATGCAGCGCCCGGGCGCCGTCGGTGTCCGCGTTTGCCAAAGCCTGGCCCTTCAACTGGTCCGGCGTCAGGGCGGTGGTGCCGTTGTCCTTCATCTTCGCACCCTCTTCCCTTACATGTAACCCGTGGCGCGCAGCCGCTCGAAGGCGTCCTCGCGCTCGTGGTCCATGGCGCGGCCGGCACGCTCCGATGTGTTGGTGGTCCGCAGTTCCTTGATGATGTCCTCGATGGAGGCGGCGTCGGACTCCACCGGGTTAGTGATGTCCTCGTCGCCCAGGGAGCGGTAGCGCTTGCCGTCCTTGGACAGGTACAGCGGTACGATGGGAATGCCCTCACGCTGCGTATAGAGCCAGATGTCCAGCTCCGTCCAGTGCAGCAGCGGGTGGATGCGGATGTGGGTGCCCGGCGGGAAATCGGTCTTGTACTGGTCCCAGAACTCCGGCGGCTGGTCGCGGAAGTCCCAGCCGCCGCCCTCGCCGCGGGGACTGAAGACGCGTTCCTTGGCGCGGGTCGCCTGCTCGTCGCGGCGGATCCCGGCGATCACCCCCTTCAACTCGTGCTTGGCGATGGCCTGGCGCAGCCCCTCGGTCTTGCGCGCCGCCGAGCGGGCCGCCGGCGGCAGCGAGGGGTCGATCTCCTCGATCGGCGGGCAGACCTCGCGCAGGAAGTCCAGGCCCCACTCCTCGGCATAGCGGTCGCGGAACTCGTACATCTCCTTGAACTTCTTGCCGGTATCGACGTGCATGACGGGAAAGGGCACAGACCCGAAGAAGGCCTTGCGCGCCAGCCAGATCATCACGTTGGAGTCCTTGCCCAGGGACCAGAGCATGGCCAAGGGCTCGATCCGGGCATAGGCCTCGCGGAGGATGTAGACGGATTGCGCTTCGAGAGCGTCCAAATGATCCATAAAGGAATAGGTCCTCAGCCTTTGAGGGATGCTGCAGATGCGAAGGCGGGGTATACGCCTTTCCCGCCGTCAATCAAGGAACATACCGATGATAGGTCAAGGCCGCATCTGCGGCCGACGGCCTGGCCCGGCGCATTCCCAGGGAAACTGGCCCAAGGAAACTGGGCACCCGCGCGTCGCGGGCGCCGCCATAAAACATTTTACTTTTTATGGATGCAAATTATTTTTTTATACAAAATTAATTTGTAAATTATACCTGCCGTGCAGGGAACAGGTCCCGCTCGCGGCTAGACGCCGTGATAGCCGCGGTACCACTCGACGAAGCGGGGAATGCCGTCGTCGATGGAGGTCTTGGGCTCGAAGCCAAGATCGCGGCGCGCCGGCTCGATATCGGCATAGGTCTCTTTCACGTCGCCGGCCTGCATTGGGGCGAACTCCTTGATCGCCTCGCGGCCGCAGGCCCGCTCGATCACCTCGACGAAGCGCAGCAGCGGCTCGGCGCGGTGGTTGCCCAGGTTGTAGACCCGGTGCGCCGCGGCCTCGCCCTGGCGCTGCGGCGGGCGCGCCGTCACCGCCAGCACGCCGTCGACGATGTCGTCGATGTAGGTGAAGTCGCGGCGCATGTCGCCGTGATTGAAGATGCGGATCGGCCGCCCTTCGAAGATCGCCTTGGTGAAGATGTAGGCCGACATGTCCGGCCGCCCCCAGGGCCCGTAGACGGTGAAGAACCGGAGGCCGGTGCCCGCCAGGCCGTAGAGGTGGGCATAGCAATGGGTCATCAGCTCGTCGCTGCGCTTGGTGGCGGCGTAGAGCGAGACCGGGCTGTCGACCCGCTGCTCGGTCGAGAATGGCAGGTCCTTGTTGCCCCCGTAGACCGAGGAAGAGGAAGCATAGACGAAGTGGCGCAGCTCCGGCAGGCGGCGCGCCAGTTCCAACATGCAAAGATGCCCCATCACGTTGCTCTCGACGTAGGCGAAGGGGTTCTCCAGGGAGTAGCGCACGCCCGCCTGCGCGGCCAGGTGAATGATCTCCGTCACTTCGGGGAACTCTCCGGCAAGCGCCGGGATCTTCTCGCGGTCCTGAATGTCGAGGCGCCTGAAGGTGAAGCCGTTGCGCCCGCAGAGCCGGTCGAGCCGGGCCTGCTTGAGGGCCGGATCGTAGTAGTCGTTGACGTTGTCGATGCCGATCACCGCCCGGCCCTGATCGACGAGCCGCAGGGCGACATGAAAGCCAATGAAACCGGCCACTCCTGTGACAATGACGCTCACGGCGCGGTCTTTTCCGGTTTTCTGTCCAACACCCTCTTCACCTCCTCAGATCGAATAGCGCCGGACGCCGGCCGGCAGATCGCCCGGCGTCCAGAGGTCGCGCAGGTCGAAGACGATGCCCCCGGCGGCCAGCAGGCCGCCGAAGTCCGCCGCCGTCATGCCGCGGTAGGCGTCATGAGCCACGGCGCCGACGACGCAGTCGAAGCCTTCGGCCCGCGCCAGGTCCGCCACGGGTTCCAGCCCGCACAGCGCCGCGGCCTCGTCGGGATCGGCCAGCGGATCGTGAACATCGACCCGGCAGCCCTTGTGGCGCAGCGCGGCGATCAGGTCCACCACCTTGCTGTTGCGCAGGTCGGGCACATTCTCCTTGAAGGTCAGGCCCAGGACCAGGATCCGGGGGGCCGGCTGGCGGCCCGAGGTCTCGGCCAGCGCCCCGAGAATCCGTCCGGCGAAATAGCCGGCCATGGAATCGTTGGTCTGGCGCCCGGCCAGGATCACCTGGGGATCGAGCCCCAGCACCTCGCTGCAGTGGGCCAGGTAGTAGGGATCGACGCCGATGCAGTGGCCGCCGACCATGCCGGGGCGGAAATCCAGGAAATTCCACTTCGTGCGCGCGGCCGCCAGGACGTCGTAGACCGAGAGATCCATCTTATTGAAGATCTTGGTCACTTCGTTGACGAAGGCGATGTTGATGTCGCGCTGGGCGTTCTCGATCACCTTGGCCGCCTCGGCGGTCTTGATGCTGGCGGCGCGGAACACCCCGGCTTCCGTGACCTTGCCGTAGACCGCCGCCAGCAAGTCGGTGACCTCCGGCGTCTGCCCGGCCACCACCTTGGTGATCTTCTCCAGCGCATGGACCCGGTCGCCGGGGTTGATGCGTTCCGGCGAGTAGCCCAGGAAGAAGTCCCGCCCGGCTTTGAGGCCCGAGGCCCGCTCCAGGATCGGGCCGCAGACCTCCTCCGTCACGCCGGGATAGACGGTCGACTCGTAGACCACCACGGCGCCGGGGGCGAGAGCCGCGCCCACGGTGCGGCTGGCGGCCTCGACCGCGGCCAGGTCCGGCCGCTTGCCGGCATCCACCGGCGTCGGAACCGTGACGATGAAAAGGTCGCGCCCGGCCAGCGCCGCCGGGTCGTCGCTGAACGCCACCGCCGCCGCGCGCAGGACGCCGCTCTCGACCTCGCGGGTGCGGTCGCGTCCCTCCTCCAGTTCGGCGATGCGCCGCCGGTCGACATCGAAACCCAGGACGTCGAAATGCCGGCTGAGGGACACGGCCAGCGGCAGGCCCACGTAGCCCAGGCCGACCACGGCCAGTTGCGGATTCTGCGGCAGGGTCACGCGGGGCACGTCCTCTTCGTCGGCGGGCTGTCGATCGGCGGGCGCGCCGCGGGAACGGCGCTGCCCTCTTTTAGTGCAAACCGCCGCCGTATTCAGCCGCAATCGCCCCGATCCCGGCTCACAATGCCGCGGCGATGCCCGCCTCGAGGATTCGCACCACCGAGCGCGCATCGTCGATCGCACGGTGGGCCGTGCCTTCCCGGTCCAGGCCCATGCGCTTCAGGGCGCCGCCGAGACCGCCCGCACGCGACAGCCCAAAATGAGCGGCGAAGACCTTTTTGACGTTCACGTAGGGAACCCCGGCGAAAGGGTTCTCGATCCCATGTTTGCCGCAATCCCGGCCGAGCTGCGCCCCGTCATAGTCGCCCCAGGCCAAGAGGGTGAAGCCGCCGTCCCGGCCGGCCCAGCCATGGAAAGCCGCCAGAACGTCAGGAAACCCCGGCGCCCGGTCGACGTCGCTCTGGCGAATCGTGGTCAGCTCCGTGCAAAAGGCCGACAGCTTGGGCGCCATGAAGGGCTTCACGAAGCTCTGAAACTCCAGCGCCGGACGCGCCTGGGGTCCCGGCTGGTCGAAGCGCACGGCGCCGATTTCGATGATCTCCGAGGGGGCTTCCTCCGCCCCCCGCCGCCAGCAGGTGGCTTCCAGATCGAACACAACGTAGCGCTTCAACGCTCCGGCACTCCCAATCCATTCCTTAGAGTAGAACTGTAAACCATTACATACCGACTTAAAGTTACGAAACCCCATCTTGCCATGGACCGGCTATAAGTCCTTGTAAACCAATCAACTCCATGAACTCGCTTAATGATTCGTAAAATCGTTCATGCGCTGAACACTTGACAGCCGCGATTCCCCGCGGGTAGACAGGCCCTGAGGCAAACGCCCTCGCAAGGGGGCAGGGCCGAGCAGGCGGAGCCCCCATTGAGCACCCATTCAGGCTCACCGATCGAACAGGACCAAGAGGCGGAATCGACGCGGCTGATGCTCGATGCGATCGAGACCCGCGATCACGTCACGCAGCGCGGGCTGGCCAGCGAACTGGGAATCGCGCTCGGCCTGACCAACATCTACCTCAAGCGCTGCATAAACAAAGGCCTGATAAAGGTCCGCAAGGCCCCGGCGCGGCGCTACGCCTACTACCTGACCGCCAAGGGCTTTAGCGAAAAGGCCCGCCTGACCGCGAAGTTCCTCGCCCGCTCCCTGAGCTTCTTCCGCCTGGCCCGCGAAGACTGCGCGGAGCTGTTCGGCGCCTGCGAGGCGCGCGGACTTACCCGGGCCGTCCTGGCTGGAGCCGGCGACCTCTGCGAGATCGCCACCCTGGCGGCGCTCGATTCCGGCATCGAGGTCGTGGCGATCTTCGACGAGGAGACCAACCGCCAGCAGTTCGCCGGCGTTCCCGTGGTGCGCAGCCTGGAGACCCTGCCCGAAGACGCGGTCGTCGTCGTGACCGACATCAAGGACCCGCAGGCCGTCTACAACCGGCTCGCGGCGGCACTGGATCCGGAGAGGGTTCTGTTCCCGAACCTGCTCAGGCTTTCCCGGCACCGCGCGCCCCGCGTCGCGGTCGGGCAATCGGGAGCGGCAGGATGAAACAGTGGTACGTCGCGCACACCCATGCCCATGCCGAAGAGCGGGCCCGGCTCAATCTCGAACGTCAGGGTTTTCGGACCTACCTGCCCCGCTACCGGCGTGAGCGCCGCCACGCCCGCCGGCGCGACGTGGTGCGGGCGCCGCTGTTTCCCGGCTATATCTTCGTCCAGATCGACCTGGAGGACGCGCCGTGGCGATCGATCAACGGCACCTTCGGCGTAAACCACCTGATCTGCTACGGCGAGAAGCCGGCGGCGGTGCCCGACGGCGTGGTCGAGGAAATTGCCGCCCGGGAGAACGCGGAGGGGCTGATCGAACTGCAGCCCAAGGGCTTCCGCAAGGGCGAGGCGCTGCGGATCGTCTCCGGCGCTCTGGCCGATTGCCTCGGCTTCTTCGAGAAGATGGCCGACCGGGAGCGGGTCGTCCTGCTGCTCGAACTGCTGGGCAGAAAAGTGCGCGTCGAGGCCCCGCTGCGGGCGATCGCCGCCGGCACCTGACCCGCCGCCCTTCGCAATTGAGCATCCCGGCGAAGTGTTTGTAAGCCAGATGCTTAGACCGCTTTTCGGGCAGGATTAATCCCTGATTCATACAGTTTTTTAATGAATTGAGTGCATAACCGACGAACCATGATGTCGGAACAGCACAAATTCTCAAACGGCAACTGCCTCAACCTGGACGGAAAGTCGGTCCTGGTCACCGGCGGTACCGGATCCTTCGGCAAGAAGTTCATCGAGACGGTCCTGGACCGCTACACGCCACGCCGGGTCATCGTCTTCTCGCGCGACGAGCTGAAGCAGTACGAGATGGCGCTCAGCCTCTCTACCGACAAGTATCCCGCGCTGCGCTATTTCATCGGCGACGTCCGCGACGTGGACAGGCTGGACATGGCGCTGCGCGATGTCGACGTGGTGGTCCACGCCGCCGCCCTGAAGCAGGTTCCCGCGGCCGAGTACAATCCCTTCGAGTGCATCCAGACCAACGTGATCGGCGCCGAGAACGTGGTGCGCGCCTCCCTGCGCAACCGCGTCAGCAAGGTCATCGCGCTGTCGACCGACAAGGCGGCCAATCCGATCAACCTCTACGGCGCCAGCAAGCTGGCTTCGGACAAGATCTTCGTCGCCGCGAACAACCTCTCGGGCCGTGACGGCACCTCCTTCTCGGTGGTGCGCTATGGCAACGTTATGGGTTCGCGCGGCAGCGTGATCCCCTTCTTCCGCAAGCTGATCGACGAGAACGCCGACAGCCTGCCGATTACCGACCCGGAAATGACCCGCTTCTGGATCACCCTGCAGCAGGGCGTCGACTTCGTGCTCTCCAGCCTGGCGATGACTCGTGGCGGCGAGCTCTTCGTCCCGAAGATTCCCAGCATGAAGATCACGGAGCTGGCTCAGTTCATGGCGCCGGATCTGCCGCACAAGGTGGTCGGTATTCGGCCCGGCGAGAAGATCCACGAGGTGCTGATCACCGAGGACGACGCCCGCAACACGCTGGACATCGGCGACCGCTACATCATCTATCCCGAATTCAGCCAGCACGGTAAGCTGAACCAGCAGTACGGCGAGGCCAAGGCCGTTCCGGCGGGCTTTCGCTTTGCCAGCAACATCAACGACGACTGGCTGGGCGGCGCGCGGTTGGCCGCCATGATCTCAGAATGCGGAAAATAGCTCCCTCACAAGGACCCTTCCTGCCCTACGGGCGCCAGCTTATCGAAGAAGACGACATCGCGGCGGTGACCGCGGTGCTGCGCGGCGACTGGCTGACCACCGGCCCGGCCGTCGCGGCCTTCGAGCGGGCGCTCTGCGAAGCCACCGAGGCGCGTCATGCCATTGCCTGCGCCAACGGCACGGCAGCGCTGCATCTGGCGGCCCTGGCCCTCGACCTCGCCCCCGGCGACCGGGTCGTCGTGCCCAGCGTCACCTTCCTGGCCACCGCCAACGCGGTGCGCCTGGCCGGCGGCGAGGTGGTCTTCGCCGACTGCGACGCGGACAGCGGCCTGATGGAGGTTCCCCAGCTCGCCGAGGCCCTGGAGCACGCGGCGGCCGCGCCCGGCGGGCCGCTGAAAGCGGTCTTTCCCGTGCACCTGACCGGCCAGTGCGCCGACCTGCCGGCGCTGGCGGCCCTGGCGGCCGAGCAGGGCCTCACCCTGGTCGACGACGCCGCCCACGCCATCGGCAGTCGCTACCGCGCCGCCGACGGCAATACGAAGCCCATCGGCGACGGCCGGCTGAGCGCCATGACCGCCTTCTCCTTCCACCCGGTAAAGACCATCGCCATGGGCGAAGGCGGCGCGCTGACCACCAACGACGACAACCTCGCCCTGCGCCTGCAGCGGCTGCGCTCCCACGGCATGGTGCGCGAAGAGCGGGAGTGGCAGCACCGCGACCTCGCCTTCGATGCCGACGGCAGCGCCAACCCCTGGTACTACGAGATGCCGGAAGTCGGC
The sequence above is drawn from the Pelagibius sp. CAU 1746 genome and encodes:
- a CDS encoding winged helix-turn-helix transcriptional regulator, giving the protein MSTHSGSPIEQDQEAESTRLMLDAIETRDHVTQRGLASELGIALGLTNIYLKRCINKGLIKVRKAPARRYAYYLTAKGFSEKARLTAKFLARSLSFFRLAREDCAELFGACEARGLTRAVLAGAGDLCEIATLAALDSGIEVVAIFDEETNRQQFAGVPVVRSLETLPEDAVVVVTDIKDPQAVYNRLAAALDPERVLFPNLLRLSRHRAPRVAVGQSGAAG
- a CDS encoding transcriptional activator RfaH, whose product is MKQWYVAHTHAHAEERARLNLERQGFRTYLPRYRRERRHARRRDVVRAPLFPGYIFVQIDLEDAPWRSINGTFGVNHLICYGEKPAAVPDGVVEEIAARENAEGLIELQPKGFRKGEALRIVSGALADCLGFFEKMADRERVVLLLELLGRKVRVEAPLRAIAAGT
- the pseB gene encoding UDP-N-acetylglucosamine 4,6-dehydratase (inverting), which produces MSEQHKFSNGNCLNLDGKSVLVTGGTGSFGKKFIETVLDRYTPRRVIVFSRDELKQYEMALSLSTDKYPALRYFIGDVRDVDRLDMALRDVDVVVHAAALKQVPAAEYNPFECIQTNVIGAENVVRASLRNRVSKVIALSTDKAANPINLYGASKLASDKIFVAANNLSGRDGTSFSVVRYGNVMGSRGSVIPFFRKLIDENADSLPITDPEMTRFWITLQQGVDFVLSSLAMTRGGELFVPKIPSMKITELAQFMAPDLPHKVVGIRPGEKIHEVLITEDDARNTLDIGDRYIIYPEFSQHGKLNQQYGEAKAVPAGFRFASNINDDWLGGARLAAMISECGK
- the pseC gene encoding UDP-4-amino-4,6-dideoxy-N-acetyl-beta-L-altrosamine transaminase — encoded protein: MRKIAPSQGPFLPYGRQLIEEDDIAAVTAVLRGDWLTTGPAVAAFERALCEATEARHAIACANGTAALHLAALALDLAPGDRVVVPSVTFLATANAVRLAGGEVVFADCDADSGLMEVPQLAEALEHAAAAPGGPLKAVFPVHLTGQCADLPALAALAAEQGLTLVDDAAHAIGSRYRAADGNTKPIGDGRLSAMTAFSFHPVKTIAMGEGGALTTNDDNLALRLQRLRSHGMVREEREWQHRDLAFDADGSANPWYYEMPEVGLNYRVTDIQCALGLSQMKKLKRFAAQRRRLADRYDRQLAGLAPLVRPIARSASSEAAWHIYPLLIDFAGAGISRARVMARLKAAGIGSQVHYIPVHMQPYYRRRYGDLDLPGAQAYYERTLSLPLFAGMEDSDVDRVAAALAEVLGRG